The sequence CGATCCGGGTGCCGTATTTGCCGTAGAACAGCTCAGCCACGGCGCTCACCACCCTCCGACGGCTGCGGCGACGAGCAGCAGCAGCAGCAGGGCCGTCAGCGGCACGAGCAGAACGGCCGCGATCTTCGTCGCCCGCATCGCGCTGTCGGCCTGGCGCCGCGCCCGGCGCGCCCAGAAGGTGCCGAGGCGGGCGTGGTAGCGGGCGGCCTGGGCGTGGGTGAGGCCCCACACCTGGACGTCGCCGCGCGAGTCGTTCGGGAACTCGTTCACGGCCGTACCCCCGTCCGGCAGTCGGCGCAGAGTCCGAGGGTGAGTGGCAGGCCGTCCTGCTCGCACAGGGCGCAGGTGTGGCGGCGCGGCTTCCGGTCGAAGGCGCGCAGGATCACGGCGGCGATCAGCGTCGCGACGGCGACGGCCAGCAGGACCAGCGGCAGGTTATCCACGGCGCGCACCGCCCTGTCCGCCGGGACGCAGGTCGAGCCGCCGGTCCGGGTAGAAGTCGATCGCGGCGAGCGCGGCCACGGTGCGCGGCTTGCGGGAGAGCTTGGCCAGCTCCACGTCGATGTGGCGCAGGCGGATGGTGAGCGGGGTGGCCGGGGCGGGCTGGTGGTCGGCGCGGATGTCGCGCTGGCCGCGGTTGATGGAGGCAAACATCAGGCGCCCGCCCCGGGTGCTCCGTCGGAGACCGTGCGGCCGCCGTGCTGGTAGGGCCTGGTGCGGTTGTAGGCCAGCTTCCGCTCGTACTCCGCGGCCAGGTCGATGCCGTAGACGTCGCAGGCGTCGAGGAGCCGGATCAGCACGTCGGCGAACTCGCTTCCCACGCCCTCCGGCTTCGGCGGGCGGGCTGCGGCATGAGCCGGGGTGGCCTGGCAGGTGGCATCGGTAAGCCGATGGTCCCGGTACGCCTCCAGCGCCTCGGAGAGTTCGCTGTGCAGCAGGGCGATGTAGTCGCCGAACGTCTTGGTCTCGTCGCGCCAGCCCTTCTCGACGTTGACGGCGCGGACCTCGGTGGTCATGTCGGCGATGGACTTGCTGTAGTCGAGGCGGTGGGTGTGGGGGTTCAGGTAGCTCATGGGGTGCTCCTATGTCTGTGCCTCGCGGGCCGCCGGAGCAGGGATCACGGCGGCCCGCGAGGGGATCTACGGGGTGTTGGTGTCCAGGGCGATCCGCGCGGCAGCCTCGCCCCAGAAGCAGATCGAGTGCGTCTTGCCTGCCCGCTCGGTGTCGTGGTCGCGGTCGTACACGTCGCAGCACACGAGCTCGGCGCGGATTCGGTAGGCGATCTGAGCGCGTAGGTCGCGCTCGACGATGGCGAGCACGGCCTCCACGGCCGCGCGGTGGGACGCGATGATCCCCGTCATGTCGAAGAAGTGGCTGACCGGGACGCCGTAGTTGTTGAGCGCCATGCTTTCCGCCCACGCGCGACGGCTCCCCTGGACCATCTCGCCGGTCGGCTCGATCACGACGCACCTCCGATCGGCATCCGGTCAAGCCAGCGCAGCACTGCAATCGCATTGGACAGCGCGCAGTCGTCGCCCGCCTCAATCCGCGACACGGTCGAGAACGACATGCCGAGTTCCTTCGCGGCCGCGCGCAGCGAAAGCCGCCGGGTGCGCCGGGCTTCCCGCAGCAACAGCGGGAGGCTCGCGATGATGTCCGCCAGCTCGGCATACGGTGTGGGCAGGTTGCCGCTCACGCCCCACCTCCGAGCTGCCCGCGCACCTTGTCGAGCGCGGCGACCAGCGCGGCCGGCTCGTCGCTCTTCGCCAGGGCGGCCAGCAGCGGCACCGCGCCAACCAGCAGGGTCACGAAGTCCTCGCCGGACATGGTCACGAACCCGTCGCCAGGCGAGGACTTCCCGCGCCGGTGGTGCCACACCACGCCGACCGCGACCCCGGCGTGCTTCGCCTCGGCGGACGCCTCGTCCACCCAGGCGGCCAGCGTGGTCGTCTTGCAGTTCTTCGCCTCGATCACCAGCGGCAGGCCGGCGACGTCGCCCTTGTCCTGCGAGCCGGTCAGCGCCCGCCGCTCGACGCCCGGGAACCCGGCGCCGGACAGGTAGGCGGTGATCGAACTCTCCCAGGCCGTACCCTTTTTCCTGCTGGCGCTCATGCCGCCTTCCTCCAGTCCCCGCGGGCGATGTTCCGAATGTGCTGGCGACTGCAGCCGAACCCCCGCGCCAACTCAGTGGTCGATCCGCCGGTTCGGCGCGCCGGGTGAACTCCCGGAACGTGGCGGTCGCGAACCTGCTTAACCTGCTCCCAGGTCAACTTCTCGTTGGCGTTCCGAGCGCCCTCGGCGCCGCGGCCCCTGCCCTTCGCGGCCATGTCCGCCGCGTTGTCAGCCGGCGTTCCCAGGAAGAGATGCGCCGGATTGCAGCACCGACGGTTGTCGCAGGTGTGGCAGACGAAAAGGCCGTCAGGGATGGACCCGTACGTAACCTCCCAGGCAGCGCGGTGGGTGAAGATCAGCCCCTCGCCCTTACGTCCGCGCCCCGTCTGTCCGTAGCCAGAGGTGTGGATGTATCCCTGCCACTCCCAGCAGCCGGAGGGCTTCCGCTCAACGCGAGCCCATAGGCGCTCGCTGAGAGGGCGCGGCGGCCGATGCCCGCCGATGTACTCCGCTGTCCGCAGGGCCGGCCGACCGCCGCACCCGCAGGCGCAGACTCGGGTGCCCTTGGCCTTCGAGGCGCTCATCGCCGCACCGCCGGGTCGATCGCCAGGGCCAGCTTCCTCAGCGCCGCCCGGTCCAGCTCGCGGAGGATGCAGTGGCCGTCCTGCGTGCTGACGATCAGGCCGGCCTCGCGCAGGATCCGGACGTGGTGCGAGATCGTCGGCTGCGTGAGGCCGATCGGCCCCTCCAGGTCCCGGTTGGCCATCGCGCCGCGCACGGCGAGCAGGTGGATGATCCGGAGCCGGGCCGGGTCGGCGAGCACCCAGAGTTGGCCGGCGAGGACAGCGGCGTCGTCCGGGGTGAAGTTGGCGGCGAACGGGGAGGTCACTGGCCGGCCTCCGCCCGCTGCCGGTCGCGGCGCTCGATCAGCGCGGCGATCACCTGGTCGGCCTGCTCGCGGGTGAGGTCGGAGCTGGAATTGAGCTCAGCCAGCCCCAGGACCCGGGCGGTCAGGCTGAGCCGGGTCTCCCGGTTCTCCTCGCCGCCGTACCCCAGCTCGTTCCACAGTGCGTGCATGTGCCGCATCTGCTTCTGGTCGACCTTGCCGTCCGGAGACTCGCCGGGCAGCGGCGGCCGGGACGCCTGCGGGCGCTGGGTGCGCTGCACGGCCGGGCCCTCGGCGGCCGGCGCCGCCGCAGCGCGCTGCTGCCGCTGGTTGGCCCGCTGGGCGTACCGCTGACCGGCCGCGGCCGCGCCGTCGTCGTCATCGCCCTCAGCGGCCACGCCGGTCGCGATGGTCAACGCGTACCGGCGGGCATAGGTAGCCTGGCTGCCCGTCTGCTGCGGGTTATCGGACAGCTTCAGCGGCCACACGCCGTCCTGGAAAGTGCCGGACGCGACGTGCAGCAGCTTGTACTTCAGCGCGAACTTGCCGTCGTCGAGGAACCCGGTCCAGGTCCTCCAGACCACACCGAGCGCGTTGAGCTTCGGCAGGATCACCGCGTTCGCCTGGACCAGATCGGCGTACTTCGACTGGTGCGCCGCCTTATCCTTGATCAGCACCGGCGGGTCAGCCTGGAACGCCAGCATCGCCTCGTCGATGTTCTTCGGCTCGATCATCAGAACGGCACCTCCTCGGCGACCTTGGTCAGCGCGTACTGCGAGGCGGTCGGCGGGACGATCGGGTCGCCGACCAGGTCCCGCAGGCCGTCGACGATCCGGGCGACCTCCGCGACGTACAGGAAGTCCCGGTACACGTCCTCGCCGGTCTCCAGCGGGATGAAGTGGTAGCCGGTCGGCGTCAGGTGCACGCCCGCGGCGAAGTCGACGGCGGGCATCTCCACCACGTCACCGGTCCGCGGATCGATCAGGAACTCCGAATGCCGGTACGGGGCGAGCTGGAGGGCGACGTCGCCGAAGATGCCGGACCGGGAGGTCTTCCAGTCCAACAGCGCCCTGCTGAACCCCTCCTCGTCGCGGCTGATGTGCGCGTACTCCGGCATGTCCGGCAGCAGCACGTCGGCGATCAGGTCGCAGGTGCCGACGTGCCGGTTGGCCTCGGAGTAGACGACGGCCTCGACGTAGACCTGGCGCACCTGGAAGTCGTCGAGGAACTTGACGCAGGACTCGACGTAGCCTGCCAGTTCGTCGGGGACGGTGACCTTCTCGCCGGCGACGAGCCGCTCGGCCATCTTGTGCACCGCGCTGCCCTTGTTGGCGGCGGCGTCGCGCTTCTCGTACCGGCCGCCCTTGATCTTCTTAAGCCGCTCGGAGTAGGGCAGCTTGGCCAGCTCGTCCCAGTTGTCGACGGCGTACTCGGCGGTGGCGTCTCCGGCCCAGTTGAGCAGGGCGGGCTTGGGCAGGCCGCCGCCGTTGATGGTGGTGACGCCCTTGACGCGCTCGCCGGTGTCGAGGTCGACGTAGTAGTGACCTCGGGCGGTGTTCTTGCGCTGGATCTTCATGCGGTTCTCTCGTCTCCGACGTAGCGGGCATAGATCGTGTAGACGCCCTCGAACGAGCGGGTGCAGGCCTCGAAGGAGCCGGCCGGGGCGAAGCACCGGACGGAGCCCTGCCGGATTCGCGTGGTGATCGATGCGGCGTCGGCGCGGTGCCACCGGCTCTCGGTGACCCCAGCGAGCGCGGTCTCAGTAGCGGGGCCGACCGCAACCGTCACGCCCTCCTGCTGCCTCGCCCACCTCATCGCCCGGCCCACGGCGCGCCATCCGCTGAACGGCTTCATCGGGCACCGCCCCAGGAGGCCGGGACGCATGACGGGCAGTAGTCTTTGCCGCCGCGAGAGGCGACCCGATCGTCCTTGCGCCGGTGGAACCGCCACCCCTGCTGCTCGGCCGCTTGTTTGAGCGAGAACCAGTTCTCGCCACGGCGGCCGAACTCGCTGTCGCAGATGTCGCAGACGATGGCGTAGAGAAGCCCCCGGATCATCGGGCACCGCCCCGCTTCGCCAGGGCCGCGTCGAGGGCGGCCCTGGCCATCTCGCCGTCGGTGGCGGCATAGGAGGCGTCACCGATGATCGGCGCGTTGTGCTCGTCTTCCGGCAGTTGTTCACCGGAGTAGTTGTGCTCGTTGCGGATTCGGAGCACGGTGAAGCCGGATGACTCCAAGCCCCTTCGGGCGGTCTCGACGGCGTAGCCGGGACCCCGCAAGTCGGAGTCATCGTCGATTTGGACGACCGCGGTAATGGTTCGGAAGTGGGAAGCCATCACGCCACCGCCCCGGCCCAGCGCACCGTCGCGTCGGTCCTGCGGCACACCAGGCACAGCGTGTGCGCCTGCTGCCGGGTGGTCAGCGCCAGCGCGGGCCACAGGACCACGGTGCCGGGGTACGCGCCCTCGACGCGCACCGTCACAGGCACCTTGTCGTGGTCGAGCTGGCGGGTCAGGGTTTCCGCCTCGGGCACGGTCAGCGGGTGCAGCGGTCGGCGCGCGGTCATCGGGCACCGCCCTCGTGCTCGCGCGCAGCGACCCGGCGGCACTCGTCCACCAGCCGCACGTAGCTGTCGGTGCTGACGCCCGTCAGCTTCTCGACGACCAGGAGCAGCAGCACGACCAGCTCGGATTCGCTGGTCACGTCGTCGGCCTGGACCTTGACGTCGAAGCCGACCGGGACGTCCTCGTTGGGCGGGCAGTCGATGACGATGCGCGGTCGGCGGCTCATCGGGCACCGCCCGGACGGTGCTCCGGCCGCACGCAGTAGTCCTTGCCGCCGGGGCGGCCGACCAGCCAGCCCGCCTTCTTGGCGGCCTCCCTCGCCTGGGCGACCGTGTTGGCGTAGATCGCGGGCTCACACTCGTACGGCCCACCCGCTCCGTCACAGCGCAGTTCGACCTCGGTGTAGACGCTCATCGGGCACCTCCCGCCAGGTTGATGCCGACCCGGGCCAGCGCCCGCAGCAGCAGGCCGCGGCGCACCGGCTCCGGCGCGGCCTCGGGCGGCGGCGGGGCGGCGTCCCGCACGCGGTGGCGGCCCGCGTACCCGGCCGGCGCGGCAGGCTCCTCGCTGACAGGCTCCGGGTCGGCGGACTCCGGGTCGGCCGGGATGCTGATCAGCGGCAGCTCGCCCGTGGTGATGTCGGCCAGGGCGAACGAGCGGCGCATCCACTGGTTCGTCGGCTCGGCGTCCGGGCGGCGGGCCAGATCGGCGTGCGGGTCGAAGGCCGGGATGATCCGGGTGTCCTCGCCGACGGGACGGCGGTGCTCGCCGGTGTCGTCGGGCTGAATCGTGACGGTCACTGCTATCTCCTGCAGGTCAGAAGTCGGTGGGGAGATGGGGCCCGGGCCGCGGACCCCCCGGTACACGCGGCCCGGGAGCTGGTGTGTCAGCGCGCCACGGTCAGCGGCGTGTGCGGCAGGGTGAGCAGGCCGGGCGTGCCCTGGCGGATCGTCTCGGCGTGCCACACGCAGACGTGCGCGGCGACCGTGACGACCACGCCGGGACGCCGGTACTGGACGCTGGCGAGGTGGGTGGCGTCGCCGGGGCACTCGGTGACCTCGGCGACCGGGAGGCCGAGCTGGGCGATCTGCTCAGCCCACTCGGCGATGCGGCAGGGCAGCGGGGAGGCCATCAGCGGGCCTGGCCCATCGCCCGTCGGTGCTCAGCCATGAATCCCCGGTCGAAAGCGGCCGCATCCTCGGCGTCCTGATCGAACGGCGTCGGCGTCACGTCGACCAGCTCGGGCTCCCGCTCCCGGGTACCGTTGGTGGCGATGTCGCTCACCGCGTCGGCGACGTGCAGCGGGACGCGGGCCGGGTTGGCCGGCGCCTCGGCAGGGAAGGTTGCTGCGGGCTCGCCATGCACCTCGCAGTTGAAGAAGCTCGCCTCCGTGCTGGCGCAGCTGCACTCCGGCTCGTCCGGCTCGTCCGGCGTCTCGTCGACCAGCCCGCCGTCGGTCACCGCACCGACCGCAGGGGCGCCGCCCCGGCCCGGGCTTACCGGCGTCGGGTCGTCGGGCTCGCTGTCGGCCCGGGTGTAGGTCAGGCCGAGGTCGTCGCGGAAGGCGTGCTCACCCGAATGGCCCGCCGGCAGCGTGCAGTCCCCGCCGCACCGGGACGAGCGGCCGGCGCGCAGCTCGGCCACCTCGGCGCGCAGGCGTTCGATCTCGGCGTCACGCTCGTCCGGGACGCCCGGGCGGCCGTCCTCGTGCCAGGTGAGCAGGCTGTACCGGACGATGCCGAACCTGACCTCCGCCGACGTGCGGTCGGGTTTCGACTCGTCGACCTCGACCCCGTGACGGGCGGCGAAGTCCCGCACCCGGGTCAGGCCCTCGGCGGGCGAGATGCCGTCAGCGAAGTTCGGATGCGCCATCTGCTTCTGGCCGAAGATGTCGATCGGCAGCGGCACATCCGGGTTGGCCGCGAGCCAGTGCGCGAAGTCGTGCAGCGCGCTGATCTGCGAGGCGCGGTGCGGCTCGGGTACGTTGTGGGTCATCGGACTGCCTTTCTGATCGCTTGGGTGTCCGGTGCTGCGCGCCGCCCGGGGCTACGGGTGGCGCGCTTCTTACGTCTGGGGCTTCGGGTCCGGCTGCGGAGGCGGGCCGGGCGGGGAGCCGGGCAGGCTCGGCGGCCACCCCTCGGTGCTCACCGCAGCCACACCGAGTCGGCCGGGGCGAACGCGGCGTCGAGCAGGCGCTCGATGTCGGCGGGCAGCAGGCGGCCGGCGCACACGAAGGTGGTCCTGCCGCAGCCGTCGCAGCCGGGAACCTCGTGCGGGCCGTGCGGCCAGTCGTCAGAGCAGCGCTGGGCGTACATCGCTACGCCGCCTCGATCTGCTGCTGCGTGCCGGTCAGCCGCTTCCGCAGCTCGGCCAGGCCCTTCGGGCGCACCCGAACCTGCGGCGGGTCCAGGACCAGCTCACCGGTTCGCGGGTGGTAGTGGCTCGACGCCAGCTCCGTCAGCCAGCCGGCGTTCACGGCCCTCTGGTAGACCGCCCACCGGCGGTCGGCCTGCCGTCGGTAGACCCAGCCCTCGCGGTGCATCAGCGTGAACAGCCGGTCCCGGCCGATCTTGATGAGCGGGTCGCGGGACAGGATCTTCGCCGCGTCAGCGACCGCGTAGTCGCCGTCGGCCGACGCCAGGTGGTCCCACGCCTCCGCCTTCGGCGCCGCCTCGGCGAGCTGCGCGGACTGCAGCTCGATCTGGCGGGCCTGGTCGGCGGCGAGCTGGAGCGCCTCGGCGTACGTCTGCGGGATCGCCGGGGCGGTTTCGTACCGGCCGGTCTTGCGGATGGCCGGCAGAACCTCGTCAGTGACCCACCTGCGAAACTTCTTCGCACTGTCGTTCCGGCTCCGGAAGATCAGCGCGTACAGGCCGGACTCGCTGACGGTGGACATCCGCTGCTCACCGCCGGGGGTACGCACAAGCGCGTACCCCTTCTCGTCCTCGTCGAGGTTGCGGAGGGCATCGGACGCCATCCGGAAGTTGAGGATCGCGCAGACGTCGGCGGCGACGAACCAGGGCTCGCCGTCCACCAGGACGGTCCGGACCTCGACGTCGGCGTAGTTGAAGATGGCGAGGTCGTTCATGCCGCGCTCCGGAGGCTGGTCTCCTGCGCCTCTGCAGCGGCCAGCTCCATCTCGATCGCCGCGAGGGTGCGAGTCAGCCGGGCGGCCACCTCGCGGCCCTCCGGCGTGTTCGGGTCGTAGGGCTCGTCGCGGCCGGGGCCGGGCGGCGGCGGGGGCGTAACCGGCCCCGTCATGCCGCGGCCGCCTTGTCGCGGATCTCGAACAGGTCCTCGAACTTGACGCCGACGCCGTACTTGGCGAGCTTCTCGGCGTGCTCGCCGAACACCGACAGCACCGCGGCGATGAAGCGCTCGCCGATGATGCCGTCGCGTGCCCGGCTGATGGTGATGCGGTCCATCTTGATCGCGCGGCTGAGCGCAGCATCGGTGGTGAGGTCGAGCAGCTTGGCCACGAGCGCGAAATGATCGGTCTTGAGGAAGACGCCCGCCCTCACCTCCACAGGTGGGGGCGGTGCGACATGCATGTCGTAACTCACATGTCGCACAGTACTCCCGACATGCATGTCGTGCAACTGGCACTTAAGGGGAGTTGAGTGCGACATGGATGTCGCATACGATGCGCTGTATGACGACGACACGTGACGTCCGAAAGCGGCGTCTACGTAAGGAAAGATCGGCCCGTCTGGGCTATCCGATGCCCGCCATCACGCTGGATCAAAGGTTGACACGTATGCCGCAATGTCGCGGCACGCATGTCACGTATAGTCTGGCCATGCCAATGGGCCCGATCGACCGTGAAGCCTGGGCTCGTGAGGTCCAGCAGCTCATCGTGCGCTTCGACCCGGGCCCCAAGGGCACCGGCAATAAGAGCGCCTTCGCGCGGCGGGTCAAGGTCACCACCCGCACGATCGAGCGCTGGATCGCCCAGGAGAACGACGTCAAGGTCGAGACGGTGCGTGCGCTCCTGACCGCGCTGAACCTCAGTCGGCAGGAGAGCGTCGAGCTCCTAGGGCGTATCGGCTTCCACCTCGGCGGCTCCCCCGTCATGCCTGACCCGGACAGCGATCCGGTCATCCAGCGGATCAAGGCGGACCCGGCCTGGAACGACGAGCAGCGGAAAGACCTCATCGAGGCGCAGGTGGAACGCATCAAGGATGACACCCGGCGCCGGATGGAGGAGTACGAGCGGTTCGCCACGTGGAACCGGGCGTCATGAGCCGGCGTCGGCCGGCTGCCACGCCGGACCGGCCTGAGCGCGTCGCGCTGTACGTGCGCGTCAGCGCGGTTATGGGCCGCGCCGGGGACGACTTCCACAGCCCGGAAATCCAGGTCGCCGCCATGCGTCGCGTGACGGCGAACATGGAAGAGGTCGCACTGATCGACGACGACATCGACCAGACCGGCCGGACCTTCTCGCGTGCGGGGATCGAGAAGATCCGGAAGCTGGCCGAGGCCGGATCGATCGATGCGGTGGCGGTCTACAACATCAGCCGCTTTGGCCGCAACGTGCTGGAATCGCTGCAGTTCCTGACCTGGCTGGCCGACCGCGGTGTGACGATCCTGTCGGCCACGGAGCACATCGACACCAGCACCCCGTCGGGCCGGTGGATGCTGACCAACCTGCTGGCCATCGCCGAGATGCGGTCCGATGAGATCGGCAACGAATGGCGGAGTGCGATTCACCATCGGACCAAGGCGGGGCGACCGCACGGCAAGATCCCGGTGGGCTACGAGCGCGGCGAGGACGGCCGGCTTACTCCGCACCCGACGCATGGCCCCGCCGTCGCGCGCGCGTTTGCTGACTTCGCAGAGGGCGCCTCGGTGAGGCAGGTCGCTCGCGACTTGCGCGCGGTGACCGGACTGCGAATGTCTGGCGCTACGGCACGCATGGTTCTGCGGAACCGCGCCTATCGCGGCGAGGTGCGCGCTGGCGGGGCGAGTCGGCCGGACGCCCACGAGCCGCTGGTCGACCCGGCCACCTGGACGCGAGTGGAGGCGCGGCTTCGCGAGACCGCGGTCATGCCGTCGAGGCTGGCGGAACCGAAGTATGCGCTGTCCGGGCTGCTGTGGTGCGGCGTCTGTGGGGGGCGAGGCAATCATCGGCCGCAGGACCAGAGGACTCGCACGTACTGCCGTCGCCAGGTGGAAGAGGAAGGCTGCGTTGGGTTCGGAACGCCGGATGCGGCCAAGCTGGCGGCCGGCGTGCTGGAGAAGGTCCGCGCGAAGGCGGCAGAGCTACGCGGCGACATCGCGGGCGCCGCGGTTGACCAATCGGGCGCGCATAACGACGCTGCCCGCGCGGCGGCCCTTTCCGAGAAGCTCGCCGAAACGCGCCGAGCAATGGTCCGGGCGGCCGAAGGGTGGTCCCGCGGGCGCATGGATGACCGTACGTACGACGCCACGATGGCTGCCCTGGAGCGCGACGAGCGGGAACAGCAGGGCGCCCTGGACCAGATAACCATCGCCCCCGTTCGGCTCAGGCGCGGAGAGATGGTGTCGCTGGCGGATCGGCTTCTGCTGCTCTGGCCCCGGATGAACGAGCTGCAACGGAACCGAGCGCTCAAGGACGTGGTTAAGGCGGTAACCGTGCTCCCCGTCAAGCCCTACGCCCGGACTCCGGCGGTTGATCGCATCCGCGTTGACTGGCTGTGACCTGCAGGTTGGCGAAAGGGCACGCCCGTGCCAGCGCGCTGTGCGTCGCCTGCCAGCACGAGCGCGCACCCTCGGAGCCGACAACGAACAAGGGGGAGCGAGGATCGTGGACGATCTCGTGGTGCGCGCCGAGGGACTGCGCAAACGCTTCGGTACGACGCAGGCGCTCGACGGGGTGGACCTGGCCATGCGCCGGGGCACGGTGCTCGGCGTGCTCGGGCCCAACGGAGCCGGCAAGACGACCGCGGTGCGGGTGCTGGCCACCCTGCTGCGCCCGGATGCGGGCACCGCGTACGTGGCCGGCATCGATGTGCTGCGCGAGCCGCAGAAGGTACGCCGCCGGATCGGGCTGACCGGCCAGTACGCCTCGGTCGACGAGGACCTGACCGGCACCCAGAACCTGGTCCTCATCGGCCAGCTGCTCGACCTGCCCACCCGGCAGGCCCGGCAACGCGCCGCCGAGCTGCTCGCCTGGTTCGACCTCACCGAGGCGGCCGGGCGGATGGCCAAGACCTACTCCGGTGGTATGCGCCGCCGCCTGGACCTGGCCGCCAGCCTCGTCGGCCGCCCGGAAGTGATCTTCCTGGACGAGCCGACCACCGGGCTCGACCCGGCCAAACGCGAGGACATGTGGGGCGTGGTGCGCACCCAGGTCGCGCAGGGCTCCAGCGTGCTGCTCACCACCCAGTACCTGGAGGAGGCCGACGCCCTCGCCGACGAGATCGTGGTCGTCGACCACGGCCGGGTGATCGCCCAGGACACCCCGGACGGGCTCAAACGCCGCGTCGGCGGCCAGACGCTCAGGGTACGCCCGGCCGACCCGGCCCGGCTGCCCGACGTGCTCGCGGTGCTCGACACGGTCGCCGCGCCCGGTATGACCGCCACCCCGGACACCGCCGCCGGATCCCGGCCCGGCGCCGCCTCGGTGCCGGTCGCCGCCGACACCGCCCTCGACGACGCGCTCCCGGCGCTGCGCCGCGCCGGCATCGAGGTCACCGAACTGGGACTGCACCTGCCCAGCCTCGACGAGGTGTTCCACACCCTGACCGGGACGAACGACGACACCACCAACCGCACGGGAGAACTCGTATGACCACCGCAGCGCTCGCCGAGGCGCCCCAGCTCGACACCCCGCGCGGCGGCTCGCTCGCGGCGCTGATCCGGCACAGCGCCGCGCTGGCCAAACGCAGCCTGATCAAGACCATGCGTACCCCGGAGGCCCTGCTCGACGTCACCCTGCAGCCGGTCATCTTCCTGCTGATGTTCACCTATCTGTTCGGCGGCGCCATCGCCGGCAACCGGCACGACTATCTGCAGCTCCTGCTGCCGGGAATGCTCGGGCAGTCACTGGCGATGGGCGGCATCGCGCTGGGCCAGAACCTCAACGCCGACATCGAGAAGGGCGTCTTCGACCGGTTCCGCTCCCTGCCGGTGTCGCGCTCCGCGCCGCTGGTCGGCGCGGTGCTCGCCGACATCATCCGCTACCTCACCGTCTGCGTGGTGATGCTGACCTTCGGCACCATCATGGGCTTCCGGATCCAGACCGGCATCGTGCCCACCGTCGCCGCGATCGCGCTGGCCATCGGGTTCGGCCTGTGCTTCGGCTGGATCTCGGTCTGGGTCGGCATGCTGGTCCGCACCCCGGGCGCCGTGCAGGGCCTGATGTTCCTGCTGGTCTTCCCGCTGTCGTTCGGCAGCGACGTGTTCGCCCCGACCGACACCCTGCCCGGCTGGCTACAGGCGTTCGTGCACGTCAACCCGATCACCCCGATCGTCGCGGCGACGCGCGGCCTGCTGCTCGGCGGCCCGGTCGCCCAGCACCTGACGGTCACCCTGATCTGGATGGCCGGCCTGCTGGTGGTGTTCGTGCCGCTGGCGCTGCGCGCCTACAGCAAGCGCACCTAGCGTCCCGGCCGACGCGAACGGCCAAGTCAGCCCGGACGTCGCGACGGGCATGCTTGCCGGAAACCGGCACCGCGCCGATCCGGTCACGACCGGTTGCCGATCGGTAGCGGGGCTCGGTGCGCCGGCCGGGCCCGGCTCAGCACGGCAGTCGTCGGCCTGGCGGATGCGGCACGGTCGGCCGCAGTCGCCGGGCCGCATCACCGGCGAGGGCTAACCGGGGATCAGGTGATCTCCCGCCGGCGCCGGTTCCGGGGCAAGGTGACGCTTGAGCTTCTCGCCTTCGATGTCGACGTCGGGCAGCACCCGGTCCAGCCGGCGTGGCAGCCACCACGCGGAGCGGCCGAGGAGCGTCATGACGGCCGGTACGAGGATCATGCGGACGACAATGGCGTCGAACACGATCGCGATGCCGAGGCCGAACCCGATCGATTTGGTGATCGCCTCGGGGGCGAGCATGAATCCGAAGAACACGCTCATCATGATCAGCGCCGCGGCGGTGACGATGCGGGCGCCGTGGGTGAAGCC is a genomic window of Actinoplanes teichomyceticus ATCC 31121 containing:
- a CDS encoding ArsR/SmtB family transcription factor; protein product: MTSPFAANFTPDDAAVLAGQLWVLADPARLRIIHLLAVRGAMANRDLEGPIGLTQPTISHHVRILREAGLIVSTQDGHCILRELDRAALRKLALAIDPAVRR
- a CDS encoding phage antirepressor KilAC domain-containing protein, with product MNDLAIFNYADVEVRTVLVDGEPWFVAADVCAILNFRMASDALRNLDEDEKGYALVRTPGGEQRMSTVSESGLYALIFRSRNDSAKKFRRWVTDEVLPAIRKTGRYETAPAIPQTYAEALQLAADQARQIELQSAQLAEAAPKAEAWDHLASADGDYAVADAAKILSRDPLIKIGRDRLFTLMHREGWVYRRQADRRWAVYQRAVNAGWLTELASSHYHPRTGELVLDPPQVRVRPKGLAELRKRLTGTQQQIEAA
- a CDS encoding HNH endonuclease signature motif containing protein; translated protein: MSASKAKGTRVCACGCGGRPALRTAEYIGGHRPPRPLSERLWARVERKPSGCWEWQGYIHTSGYGQTGRGRKGEGLIFTHRAAWEVTYGSIPDGLFVCHTCDNRRCCNPAHLFLGTPADNAADMAAKGRGRGAEGARNANEKLTWEQVKQVRDRHVPGVHPARRTGGSTTELARGFGCSRQHIRNIARGDWRKAA
- a CDS encoding recombinase family protein; amino-acid sequence: MEPGVMSRRRPAATPDRPERVALYVRVSAVMGRAGDDFHSPEIQVAAMRRVTANMEEVALIDDDIDQTGRTFSRAGIEKIRKLAEAGSIDAVAVYNISRFGRNVLESLQFLTWLADRGVTILSATEHIDTSTPSGRWMLTNLLAIAEMRSDEIGNEWRSAIHHRTKAGRPHGKIPVGYERGEDGRLTPHPTHGPAVARAFADFAEGASVRQVARDLRAVTGLRMSGATARMVLRNRAYRGEVRAGGASRPDAHEPLVDPATWTRVEARLRETAVMPSRLAEPKYALSGLLWCGVCGGRGNHRPQDQRTRTYCRRQVEEEGCVGFGTPDAAKLAAGVLEKVRAKAAELRGDIAGAAVDQSGAHNDAARAAALSEKLAETRRAMVRAAEGWSRGRMDDRTYDATMAALERDEREQQGALDQITIAPVRLRRGEMVSLADRLLLLWPRMNELQRNRALKDVVKAVTVLPVKPYARTPAVDRIRVDWL
- a CDS encoding ERF family protein; protein product: MIEPKNIDEAMLAFQADPPVLIKDKAAHQSKYADLVQANAVILPKLNALGVVWRTWTGFLDDGKFALKYKLLHVASGTFQDGVWPLKLSDNPQQTGSQATYARRYALTIATGVAAEGDDDDGAAAAGQRYAQRANQRQQRAAAAPAAEGPAVQRTQRPQASRPPLPGESPDGKVDQKQMRHMHALWNELGYGGEENRETRLSLTARVLGLAELNSSSDLTREQADQVIAALIERRDRQRAEAGQ
- a CDS encoding ATP-binding cassette domain-containing protein → MDDLVVRAEGLRKRFGTTQALDGVDLAMRRGTVLGVLGPNGAGKTTAVRVLATLLRPDAGTAYVAGIDVLREPQKVRRRIGLTGQYASVDEDLTGTQNLVLIGQLLDLPTRQARQRAAELLAWFDLTEAAGRMAKTYSGGMRRRLDLAASLVGRPEVIFLDEPTTGLDPAKREDMWGVVRTQVAQGSSVLLTTQYLEEADALADEIVVVDHGRVIAQDTPDGLKRRVGGQTLRVRPADPARLPDVLAVLDTVAAPGMTATPDTAAGSRPGAASVPVAADTALDDALPALRRAGIEVTELGLHLPSLDEVFHTLTGTNDDTTNRTGELV
- a CDS encoding helix-turn-helix domain-containing protein, translated to MSGNLPTPYAELADIIASLPLLLREARRTRRLSLRAAAKELGMSFSTVSRIEAGDDCALSNAIAVLRWLDRMPIGGAS
- a CDS encoding ABC transporter permease; its protein translation is MTTAALAEAPQLDTPRGGSLAALIRHSAALAKRSLIKTMRTPEALLDVTLQPVIFLLMFTYLFGGAIAGNRHDYLQLLLPGMLGQSLAMGGIALGQNLNADIEKGVFDRFRSLPVSRSAPLVGAVLADIIRYLTVCVVMLTFGTIMGFRIQTGIVPTVAAIALAIGFGLCFGWISVWVGMLVRTPGAVQGLMFLLVFPLSFGSDVFAPTDTLPGWLQAFVHVNPITPIVAATRGLLLGGPVAQHLTVTLIWMAGLLVVFVPLALRAYSKRT